Below is a window of Phyllopteryx taeniolatus isolate TA_2022b chromosome 16, UOR_Ptae_1.2, whole genome shotgun sequence DNA.
ggccgggatgggctccagcagcccgccacccgtgtgaggagaagctcttacagaaaatggatggatttgaccGTTCGTTTAAGTTCTATTTCAGTTTAAgttgagggttagggttagttaatCATGATTTGACtaaacaatcaaaacaatggtctttattgttattttttcccatcatGGCCCATCCCGAGTGTAGTGTCAGCTCATATAGCCATTAGCACTCACCATAAATACATCCAAAATTGACAACTAAAATCTCCGGAATCGGCAGCATTAAACCCGGATCGGAGCGCCGCTAATTCTACGTAGTGTGGACAATATCAAGACAAGATAAAAGCATTGTCGGAAAGTCCGTGCCGAGTAAACATTTGAATCATTTTCTCATTGATTTCTTTTCCtttaaagcattattattaattggtgCAACCGCAATGCCTTGATTTGAGTTAGGTTAGCCCTAACCCAGAATCATTGCCATAAATACGACGGCGGCCCCAAGTAGTACAGTATAAAGACGCGAGATCCGAAAAGATCACTAAAACTAAACCTAGGACTATACGGGGAAACCACAGCTTGGCTCAAAAAGGCTGAATGTTATTTAGTAGCCTTTTTGGAACAGTTGTAATGTTTTAGACgaggaagcatttattttaaccTACTTTGAACCTTATGGGTTACCCCGTTCTCTGGTGGCGTGCCAattcatttgcattcatttgttccagctGTCGCCTGCGGGCCGCGTACGATTTACCTCCAGAAAGGTTGGCGCCTGTCTGCTACAACGCGCAGACCCTTGTGACATGAAGCAATAACTTCTTTTCGACTTTTGTGACGCCACGTCACGGTAGTTTGCCAATTAGCAGGTCTTCCCCTTGGCTCCTGGTAATTACTCCCCGAGCTCCCTCTGCGAGAACGATACTCGATACTAGCGTAGCTTATTCGCCGCAACGGAGGAGATGAGGAGTAACTTTTGTCCACGTCGAGAGCGGACGTCGAGCCAACGTCGGGTAGCGTAAAATAGTGCGTGCCAAAGAGTGGAGAGCAGGGCCGTCGGGCGACCGCTCAATGTGGACAcgccgttttgttttgttttcattgaattAATTTCGGACATTTGTACTGGCCGACGTCTGAAGCGTCTCGGTGGCCCgacacttttttgttttcccctcctCAATATCCCGAACGAAGCAGCGAACTGTGTTTTCCGGAACGAAATCCGGACGATCCGCAACTTTTGACAGCTCGGCGAAAGGAGGCGGGACCTTGGTGAGCGGCGGGGCGGTGAGCGCTCGCAGTTGGCTGCCGCTCCACCAGAGGGCGAAATATCCACTAGCGGGGCTCATGTCGAAGAGACCCTTCCTCTGCGCCGACTCGCTCGCCACGCCCAACTTCCAGTCCTTGTTCTCGCCCACCAGCACCTGCGCGTGCACAAACACACGGTCACACGAACGCggtcacaaaacacacacgcggCGAGACGCACCTCCCAGTAGTGCCGTCCGGCGGCGTAGCCGTCCTTGCCGCTGACACACGACCACACGTCGAATCGCTGCTGACTGTTGCGATAAAACTGCAGCTTTTCGCCGCGCTTGACCTGCTTCCTGTCGTCCGAGAGGATAAGGAAGGGGTACGCCGTCACCGGGTTCAAGGTCACGTCCTCTGAACGAGCCAACGAGAGCGCAGCGTGCCGTTAACTTGCCAATGTTAGCGTATTTCTAACAATGTCGTCAAAGGTCCTCCTCACCCATGTACACGCGAGCCTTCTTGTGACCTGTGTGACCCCGACACAACACAAACGCACTTTCAGTTGTTGAATCGAATTCATTTGAAGTCGACGCTCGATGTACGCACCTGACACCGGCTTCAACTTCTTCAGGTCTGAAAGAAAACACGAAGCCACCGTCAGTCTgactttcacaataaaagccACGCTTAGGTGATGAAACTACGGCCCGACCGATTCATCGGCTGGCCGATTTTATGGGctgatattagcccttttcaaacgCGCAAAATTCtatattttgtgctttttttttttaaacacattaccACCTACGATAAGgataatgaccaaaaaaaaccacattcTAACATTCTCATCTAATTCCTCCATTCAGAAATGTTGTGTGAagatgatggtgatggtgatgatgatgatgatgatgatgctgctgCTGGCACCCCACCTCTGAGCGCCCATTGGCTCCTCCTCAGGCTGCTGCTACTTCCTGCCAGGCTGAGCATGCTCTCCGCCATCATCATCTGGTCACCCGACGACACTGCAACACACAGCAGGTGAGCGGACGGAGCCGAGACGGCGGCCGGCCAATCGCGGCGCCGCTCACCGGAAGCCACGGACCCCctggcgccgccgccgccgcccgacCTGGCGTCCTCCAGCTTGTCCCGAACCTCGGCCAGCGCCGCCTTGACACCGCCCAGGCGGAAGCGGAGGTCCAGGTCCAGGTCGTCCACGTTGACGGGCTGATCCGAGCCCGGCGGCAACGTCGCCTCCGAAAAGCTCTGAGTGCAAAGTTCAAAGGTCAGCTACGCCGGACGACTCAATGTCGGTTTTCATCTGACCTGCAGGAACCCGATGTGGTCTTGACTGACGGCCTGCGCCTCCAGCTGCGCCCGTCTGTCCGTCAACTGCGCGAGCTCCGCCTCCAGGAGGCTCGCTTGCCCCTCCCCGCGTGACAGGACCGCTCCCATCTGCTGCTGGACTCCGCCCACCACCTGGGCACGCAGGCGGGCCAGCGAAGCGGTCGCGTCGTCCAGCAGTGTTTCCACTTCGCTGCGCTCTCGCTCGCCGTAAGTctaatgttagcatgttagcacatTAGCTCGTAGCGTGAGCGGGCGAACAAAGATTCCGACCTTGACGCCGTCCAGCTTCCTGTTCAGCTCGGCCAGGATCATCTCCTTGTCCTTCATCCGGTTCAAGATCTCCTGCTCTGTCCTCGCCACGTgcttctacacacacacacacacgcacgcgtgcACACGGCAAATTGttacaggaaacaggaagtgagtGTGCAAGCCTGCGTGCTACCTGTTTGCTGAGTCGTTCTGTCTGGACTGACACGGTCTTGTGAGTTCTGTGGTCCTCCAGCACACAGATGGCACAAATGCAATGCTGACACGTCCGACAGAACACCTGAACGTGAACGCACCGCGACACatttcttcttcatcatcatcatcatcatcacgtaTGTTCACATACCATTACGTATGATGGTTTATGTTCCCACATGTGAACATATGAATATGTGCACGGCATGGCGGTTGCGGTGTCCGTCCTCTCACCTCCAGTAGGCGGCGGTGTAGAGCGCAGGTGCGTCCCCGGAGCGCCTGCTGCGGGTCCATGAGAGGATGTTTGGCGTAGAACGGCGTGTTGTGATGTGGTTGGACGTGTTCATCGCAGTACGCCGCCGTGCACGTCAGGCACGAGCTGACGGCCGGCCGCTTCACGCCCGTGCACACGTCGCACCAAACCGCGTCCTCGTCGGGCGCCATCTCAAACGGGTTGCCGGCGTTGGCCGGCGCACTGGACGCGCCCGCGCCGTAGCGAGAAACTTTGTAATTCTCAGTGATGACGGCAAAAACTTTGTTGATGCTCAGTTGAGGGCGCTCGTCAAACGCGTGTTTGCACAGCGGACACGTGCACGTCGGCGTCGACGCCCAGTAGCCGCCGATACACGCCTGAAAACAGGCGGCACGTACGCACTTGTTATCGCAACAATACAGATTATTGTTCACCTATGCtacgctaacatgctaacaaaaCAATCATGTGACACTGATGCTAAGCCATCATGCCAACTaagccagtggttctcaaacttttgacaTCAAGGACCacctagaaaaaaaacagctgtatTCCATTTTTTCCATGTGGAAAAGCAAACTCCCCCAAGACAATCCTGAATAAGCAGCGATATAccgcctaaaaaaaaacagtgggttTTTTCCCCAGATAACCCAAGAGGGAGCCCtcgtaccactagtggtgcaCACACGGCACTTAAAAATCTATTAACTTAATTGTGTTACACATTGTTAAGTTAGCATGCTAACCAAACAGTCATGTGGCACAGTGCTACTAGGCTAGCATGCTAACCAAACAATCATGTGACACACTGCTGCTACGTTAGCACACTAAACACACAGTCATAGAACACCTGATGCTAGGCTAGTATGCTAACTAACCAATGTAACCCACTGGTGTTTAGCAGCTTGGATGCTAACGAAGGCGTGTTGTTGGCATGTACCTGGCAGAAGTTGTGGCCGCACGGTGTGGAGACCGGGTCCGTGAAGAGGTCCAGACAGATAGAGCAGGTGAGTTCCTGCTCCGTAAACAGATCAAGTGCAGCCACTTCTGCCATCTTGTTTCCTGCCGCAAGGAACGCAGCTCAACGTCAAGGTTAGCGTTAGCTCGAGAAGTCCACTTTAGCGGAAGAACAGGCGAATCAGGAAGTGGGGAAAACAAACAGGTGCAACAGCAAGTGCCTCAAAGGCAACGCCCAATTCCAAGACGCTCGTGGACAAACAGAAAAACGCCTACTTCCTGTCCCATGGCCGCCAACTTGGAGGACTGCCACTCTAATTTGGAGCAGGTGTGCCAAGTGGGCAGAGCCACAAAGCACCAcaaattgagagagagagagacacacacacacacacacacacacacacacacacacacacacacacacacacacacacacacaccatttcagAACCGGTCAGTCCACTGATTACGTCACGTGGGCGGGGATGAGCGTTGAGGAGACCTGTCAATCAAAGCAGAAAGCTAACTCATGACCTTATACCTGTCTGTTTGTTCTCTGGCGCCCCCTGCTGCCGTAGTGTGGCTCACATGCTATACCTGCTAGCATCGTTAGCGTCCACCTTCATATCTTTCCCACCATTGACCACGTGTTCCTCTCAAGATAAAACTATTGATTCACTCACGCATGTTGTTTTCACAATATTCAATGCATACGTTCAGCTgttcctttaaaaataaaaaggcacttTCTGGCGTTCACTCATTTGTTTGCGCATGTTCCTTTCAACATAAAATGACCAGTTCTATCCACTAACTTTCTAAATAAAAGCGCTGCAACTCCTCCACTCGCAGTCATTctcaattcatttattttttctgttctTGGTAAAGTTGGTCAACCTCAGTAACTTTGAAAGTTGACTTCCTCGCCAATGGAGtggcttttcttctttttcagctcagttttgttttcttgtcacAGCGACTCTTAACTCATCCAAGCTAGCGTTAATGAGCTGAACAAGTCCAGTGATTATTTCTTCCGGTTCGTCACCGGAAGCGCTTTCCACATTGCTGCTGCGCTCGCTTTGCTTTTCTTGCCGGCTGGGGATGTACTTGCTACCTCACGGAATTCATCTTCATCCATGAGGATGTTGCGGCTAGCATTAGCTTGTTTGGCTAACACAGCTTGGTTGCAAGCCTTACCGTTCCGTGTTTTCTTCTTGTAAGCGGCCAAACTCGACATTCTCTTCGCTTGTTTTCTCACAAACTCTGAGAGCTCTCGTTCGAAACAATTATTATTCACAGTGAGGCGTTCTGTGTTCACTTTAAATCACGTTAGTTCCATTTACTTTCTTTCCAAATAAAAGTACTTCTAAAATCGCTTTTCTTTCCAAATTAAAGTCACTCTCAAATCATGTCGCCATTAGCGTAGTTGTTCCTTTCGAAATAAAGTGATGTTGAGGCGTAGAGTCAACAGTTCGACACGGGGGAGCAAAAAGCATTCAGAGGTTGGAAAGTGTTTTCAAAAGTTTTCTTACCTGCTTCTTCTCGTCACCTGTGTTTCTGCTCTGCCTGAATCGCAAGTTTCACTGTGACGTCACCGGGGCGTGGCCTCGCCAAAGCGGTCAGGGCACATGTTTGCGTCGACGTCATCACAACCACGTTGGCTGAGTTCACACGTTACACACAAACGACTTTGTTTATACTGCACGGGATCATTTTCAagcacttttcatttgaaagttCTACTGAGACGAGAGCAGTAAAACCAGATCGAAAAAGGCAAGAAAATCCAGTACTAGtataagtacagtatatgtatataaatatagaaTTCCACAGTTTGaccttgacttccaagttgaatttgttccgtgagcGCCAGTTTGTCACATTGGAGAAAagctgaaaatgtgtgtgtgactgcGGTCTCCTCGCCCATATGCCAGGCCATCACACTACCGCCAtcgtttggttttttttccacttcactcgaGCGCTGGGGTATTTGAAGCTCGCTCGTagctcaaattttggctcacagCGCAAAGCAGAAAAATGGATGACTCATAACTCAAAGAACTGCTAAGTCGGAGCTCCcgaaatcagaatcctcttgatttgccaagcatgtcaaaaacacaaggaatttgtgtcgctctagtacgacaatagatggccatttattttttggagacataaaaacacactacggagagtcacttcgCCTccagcaatttaatggcaagagcgaagaagctgtcggaatgtcgATGCATTGTTGGCTAGCGCCGacccgagggaaggagctgcAAGAGGTGCTGAGCGGGATGCGGGGGCTCCGAGGGGATTTTGCACCCTCTCGTCTTTCTTCCGGCaacatgcaagtcctcaagggcggCTAGGCGGGTACCGAcgatttttccggcagtcccgattgtccgttgcagtcggagtttgtcttaTTTTGTGGCAGCGCCAAACCAGGCCGCGATGGacgaacacaggaccgattcgagcAACGCTTTGTAGAACGGCcgatataaatacatttatacgtACATtcgtgtatgtatacatgtacgCATCTTCATTCGGTCGGCGGCACCTCGGTGACTCGGACTGACGTCCCGTCGTCGGCGTGATCGACGGCCGCCGACGCCGCACTTCAACAACACGCTAAACAGGAGGAGCTAAGCTAGCAGTCGGAATCAAACGATCAGAAGACCAAGAAAATATACGAAAGTTTATTTCATGattaggaaaacaaaacaaatgcgcACGTCACACACACGCTAGGATGACTTTGCACACAAGTGACTCCGGCCGTGACTCCGCCCTCTTCCTCGTCTTCAGAAGCTCCTGTAGTGCAGCagcctgcacacacacatgcacgcgcgcaAGCACAAGCACAGGCGAATCAGTGACATGACTCATTGTTCAAAGGAGACGCgcacatttccattttcattcGGGACGGTCTAAAAGGCTTCCCGTAAAAAAAAGCCGCTCGATGTCCCAAAACTGCGATCAATTGTTACCAacatttatgtggacatcttaACTCGATAACCCCAATATTACTGATTTTGGCCACGTTACGCCTTTTCCTCTCCATAGGCGCTCACTATAAAGAAAAAGCTTAATGCTGCTTAATGAGGAAAAGGCGTAACAAAATCCATTTTGGCGATTTGATATTTTCGCTGCTTAATGAGGAAAAGGCGTAACAAAATCCATTTTGGCGATTTGATATTTTCAGAAGTTAA
It encodes the following:
- the LOC133466408 gene encoding E3 ubiquitin/ISG15 ligase TRIM25 isoform X1, whose translation is MSSLAAYKKKTRNGNKMAEVAALDLFTEQELTCSICLDLFTDPVSTPCGHNFCQACIGGYWASTPTCTCPLCKHAFDERPQLSINKVFAVITENYKVSRYGAGASSAPANAGNPFEMAPDEDAVWCDVCTGVKRPAVSSCLTCTAAYCDEHVQPHHNTPFYAKHPLMDPQQALRGRTCALHRRLLEVFCRTCQHCICAICVLEDHRTHKTVSVQTERLSKQKHVARTEQEILNRMKDKEMILAELNRKLDGVKTYGERERSEVETLLDDATASLARLRAQVVGGVQQQMGAVLSRGEGQASLLEAELAQLTDRRAQLEAQAVSQDHIGFLQSFSEATLPPGSDQPVNVDDLDLDLRFRLGGVKAALAEVRDKLEDARSGGGGGARGSVASVSSGDQMMMAESMLSLAGSSSSLRRSQWALRDLKKLKPVSGHKKARVYMEDVTLNPVTAYPFLILSDDRKQVKRGEKLQFYRNSQQRFDVWSCVSGKDGYAAGRHYWEVLVGENKDWKLGVASESAQRKGLFDMSPASGYFALWWSGSQLRALTAPPLTKVKAPPKLRQVGVFLDVEAGQVSFYNVKSGSEMFGFRCGEFTEQMFPLLGTGDKEVPLVILA
- the LOC133466408 gene encoding E3 ubiquitin/ISG15 ligase TRIM25 isoform X2; the encoded protein is MAEVAALDLFTEQELTCSICLDLFTDPVSTPCGHNFCQACIGGYWASTPTCTCPLCKHAFDERPQLSINKVFAVITENYKVSRYGAGASSAPANAGNPFEMAPDEDAVWCDVCTGVKRPAVSSCLTCTAAYCDEHVQPHHNTPFYAKHPLMDPQQALRGRTCALHRRLLEVFCRTCQHCICAICVLEDHRTHKTVSVQTERLSKQKHVARTEQEILNRMKDKEMILAELNRKLDGVKTYGERERSEVETLLDDATASLARLRAQVVGGVQQQMGAVLSRGEGQASLLEAELAQLTDRRAQLEAQAVSQDHIGFLQSFSEATLPPGSDQPVNVDDLDLDLRFRLGGVKAALAEVRDKLEDARSGGGGGARGSVASVSSGDQMMMAESMLSLAGSSSSLRRSQWALRDLKKLKPVSGHKKARVYMEDVTLNPVTAYPFLILSDDRKQVKRGEKLQFYRNSQQRFDVWSCVSGKDGYAAGRHYWEVLVGENKDWKLGVASESAQRKGLFDMSPASGYFALWWSGSQLRALTAPPLTKVKAPPKLRQVGVFLDVEAGQVSFYNVKSGSEMFGFRCGEFTEQMFPLLGTGDKEVPLVILA